The DNA segment GGATTTCTCTCGGGCATCCATCGCAGTCCGTACTTTGGGCGCTCCATCGAGTTCCTGCAGCACCGCCAATACGTGCGCGGCGACGACGTGCGCCACATCGACTGGAAAGTCTGGGGCAAGCAGGATCGGCTGTACATCAAGCAGTATGAAGAGGAAACGAACCTCCGTTGCACGCTGCTGGTCGACGTCTCCAAGTCGATGCGTTACGGCCAGGGGGCCATGACGAAGTACGACTACGCGGCCACAATCGCCACCAGCCTGGCGTACTTGCTGCTGCGTCAGCAGGACGCCGTAGGGTGCGTGGCCTTCGACGCGATTGTGCGCAGCACAATGCCATTACGCAGCAAACGCAATCACCTGATGAGCATCGTTAAGGCGCTCGAGGCCAACGATCCGTCGGAAAAAACCGACATGGGCAAGGTGCTGCGCCACGCCGCGGAGACGTTTCCCGCGCGCGGCATGATGGTGCTGATTTCCGACTTGCTCTGCGATCGCGAGAAGTTGTTTCAGGGCCTGCGGATGTTGGAACAGCGCGGGCACGACGTGCTCGTGTTCCACGTGATGGACGACGACGAGCTCGATTTTCCGTTCAGCGGCCCGACGCGCTTCGACGGACTGGAAACCGACGACCGGATTCATTGCAACCCGCGCGCCTTACGCGACGGATACATGCAGGCGCTCGAGGCGTTTCTGGAGGAAGTCCGGCTGGGCGCGGCCCGCTATCGTTGCGACTACGCGTTGTTCCGCACGAGCGATCCTTTGGACGCGGCGCTGGCCCGCTTTTTGACCCACCGCACGGCGATTCATCACCACCAGTGATTCCCACGTTTCTCAACTCCGGGCTGTTGCTGGGGGGCGCGATCTTCGCGCTCGTCG comes from the Planctomycetia bacterium genome and includes:
- a CDS encoding DUF58 domain-containing protein — protein: MHASSKFLHPEAIRRIGRLELRARHVVEGFLSGIHRSPYFGRSIEFLQHRQYVRGDDVRHIDWKVWGKQDRLYIKQYEEETNLRCTLLVDVSKSMRYGQGAMTKYDYAATIATSLAYLLLRQQDAVGCVAFDAIVRSTMPLRSKRNHLMSIVKALEANDPSEKTDMGKVLRHAAETFPARGMMVLISDLLCDREKLFQGLRMLEQRGHDVLVFHVMDDDELDFPFSGPTRFDGLETDDRIHCNPRALRDGYMQALEAFLEEVRLGAARYRCDYALFRTSDPLDAALARFLTHRTAIHHHQ